A part of Kitasatospora acidiphila genomic DNA contains:
- a CDS encoding histidinol-phosphate transaminase, with translation MMKIDDLPIRDELRGQSPYGAPQLDVPVQLNTNENPYQLPDELVARIAERVAEAARDLNRYPDRDAVQLRTELAAYLNRTNGLNGTAGTELDVRQVWAANGSNEIIQQLLQTFGGPGRSALGFEPSYQMHELISRGTGTRWIAGPRNADFTIDEAAAAAALAEHRPDVLFICSPNNPTGTAVAAETVLRLYDAAQAVKPTMVVVDEAYVEFSHQPSLLPLLAGRPLLVITRTMSKAFGAAGLRLGYLAADPAVVDAVQLVRLPYHLSSVTQATALACLEHTDTLLGYVRRLKEGRDEVVARLAALGLEVTASDANFIQFGVFQDPQAVWRALLDQGVLVRNNGVPGRLRVTAGTPEENEAFLAAVATVIKELSPV, from the coding sequence CTGATGAAGATCGACGACCTGCCGATCCGCGACGAGCTGCGCGGCCAGTCCCCTTACGGCGCCCCGCAGCTGGACGTCCCGGTCCAGCTGAACACCAACGAGAACCCCTACCAGCTGCCCGACGAGCTGGTCGCCCGGATCGCCGAGCGGGTCGCCGAGGCGGCCCGCGACCTGAACCGCTACCCGGACCGGGACGCGGTCCAGCTGCGCACCGAGCTGGCCGCCTACCTGAACCGGACGAACGGCCTGAACGGCACCGCCGGCACCGAGCTGGACGTCCGGCAGGTCTGGGCGGCCAACGGCTCCAACGAGATCATCCAGCAGCTGCTGCAGACCTTCGGCGGGCCGGGCCGCAGCGCGCTCGGCTTCGAGCCGAGCTACCAGATGCACGAGCTGATCTCGCGCGGCACCGGCACCCGCTGGATCGCCGGCCCGCGCAACGCGGACTTCACCATCGACGAGGCCGCCGCCGCGGCCGCCCTCGCCGAGCACCGCCCGGACGTGCTGTTCATCTGCTCGCCGAACAACCCGACCGGCACCGCGGTGGCCGCCGAGACCGTGCTGCGGCTCTATGACGCCGCCCAGGCGGTCAAGCCGACCATGGTGGTGGTGGACGAGGCCTATGTGGAGTTCTCCCACCAGCCCTCGCTGCTGCCGCTGCTGGCGGGCCGCCCGCTGCTGGTGATCACCCGCACCATGTCCAAGGCCTTCGGCGCGGCCGGCCTGCGCCTCGGCTACCTGGCCGCCGACCCGGCGGTGGTGGACGCCGTGCAGCTGGTCCGGCTGCCGTACCACCTGTCGTCCGTCACCCAGGCGACGGCGCTGGCCTGCCTGGAGCACACCGACACCCTGCTGGGCTACGTGCGCCGACTCAAGGAGGGGCGCGACGAGGTGGTGGCGCGGCTGGCCGCGCTCGGCCTGGAGGTCACCGCCTCGGACGCCAACTTCATCCAGTTCGGCGTCTTCCAGGACCCGCAGGCCGTCTGGCGGGCGCTGCTCGACCAGGGCGTGCTGGTCCGCAACAACGGCGTTCCCGGGCGACTGCGGGTGACCGCTGGCACCCCCGAGGAGAACGAGGCCTTCCTGGCCGCCGTCGCCACCGTCATCAAGGAGCTGTCACCCGTATGA
- the hisB gene encoding imidazoleglycerol-phosphate dehydratase HisB has translation MTPRIGRVERTTKETTVLVEINLDGTGRTDISTGVGFYDHMLDQLGRHGLFDLTVKTEGDLHIDTHHTIEDTALALGAAFKQALGDKVGIYRFGNCTVPLDESLAQVTVDLSGRPYLVHTEPEGMAPMIGTYDVTMTRHILESFVAQAQIALHVHVPYGRNAHHIVEAQFKALARALRYAAEFDPRAAGILPSTKGAL, from the coding sequence ATGACCCCCCGCATCGGGCGCGTCGAGCGCACCACCAAGGAGACCACGGTCCTGGTCGAGATCAACCTCGACGGCACCGGCCGGACCGACATCTCCACCGGTGTCGGGTTCTACGACCACATGCTCGACCAGCTGGGCCGCCACGGTCTCTTCGACCTCACCGTGAAGACCGAGGGCGACCTGCACATCGACACCCACCACACCATCGAGGACACCGCCCTGGCCCTGGGCGCCGCCTTCAAGCAGGCGCTCGGCGACAAGGTCGGCATCTACCGGTTCGGCAACTGCACGGTGCCGCTGGACGAGTCGCTGGCCCAGGTGACCGTCGACCTCTCCGGCCGCCCCTACCTGGTGCACACCGAGCCCGAGGGCATGGCGCCGATGATCGGCACCTACGATGTCACGATGACCCGGCACATACTCGAGTCCTTCGTGGCTCAGGCGCAGATCGCGCTGCACGTCCATGTGCCGTACGGGCGCAACGCGCACCACATCGTGGAGGCCCAGTTCAAGGCGCTGGCCCGGGCCCTGCGGTACGCCGCCGAGTTCGACCCGCGGGCGGCCGGGATCCTGCCTTCGACCAAGGGTGCACTGTGA
- the hisH gene encoding imidazole glycerol phosphate synthase subunit HisH, giving the protein MGKNVVVLDYGSGNLRSAQRAVERTGANVTVTSDFKTAMDADGLLVPGVGAFEACMRGLKAVRGEQIIGRRLAGGRPVLGICVGMQILFERGVEHGVETVGCDEWPGTVEPLQAPVIPHMGWNTVEAPQGSRLFAGLDPQTRFYFVHSYAVRRWELQVTNEKINPPLVTWATHGEPFVAAVENGPLWATQFHPEKSGDAGAALLTNWVDTL; this is encoded by the coding sequence ATGGGCAAGAACGTCGTCGTCCTCGACTACGGCTCCGGCAACCTGCGTTCGGCGCAGCGGGCCGTGGAGCGCACCGGCGCGAACGTCACCGTCACCTCCGACTTCAAGACCGCGATGGACGCCGACGGGCTGCTGGTCCCCGGCGTGGGCGCCTTCGAGGCCTGCATGCGCGGGCTGAAGGCGGTCCGCGGCGAGCAGATCATCGGCCGCCGGCTGGCCGGCGGCCGCCCGGTGCTCGGCATCTGCGTGGGCATGCAGATCCTCTTCGAGCGCGGGGTGGAGCACGGTGTGGAGACCGTCGGCTGCGACGAGTGGCCGGGCACCGTGGAGCCGCTGCAGGCGCCGGTGATCCCGCACATGGGGTGGAACACCGTCGAGGCGCCGCAGGGCAGCCGGCTGTTCGCCGGGCTGGACCCGCAGACCCGCTTCTACTTCGTGCACTCCTACGCGGTGCGCCGCTGGGAGCTCCAGGTCACCAACGAGAAGATCAACCCGCCGCTGGTCACCTGGGCCACCCATGGCGAGCCGTTCGTGGCGGCCGTGGAGAACGGCCCGCTGTGGGCCACCCAGTTCCATCCCGAGAAGTCCGGCGACGCCGGCGCCGCGCTGCTGACCAACTGGGTCGACACCCTCTGA
- the priA gene encoding bifunctional 1-(5-phosphoribosyl)-5-((5-phosphoribosylamino)methylideneamino)imidazole-4-carboxamide isomerase/phosphoribosylanthranilate isomerase PriA, which yields MSRLELLPAVDVRNGQAVRLVKGASGTETSFGEPLAAALAWQQAGAEWLHLVDLDAAFGTGDNRDLVEEIARTLDIKVELSGGIRDDESLARALATGCTRVNLGTAALESPDWVAKVIAEHGDKIAVGLDVIGTQLRGRGWTTEGPDLFEVLARLDAEGCARYVVTDVNRDGTLSGPNLELLRRVCAATDKPVVASGGVSSLDDLRAIATLVPEGVEGSIIGKALYEQKFTLAEALEAVSS from the coding sequence ATGAGCCGCCTCGAACTGCTCCCCGCCGTCGACGTCCGCAACGGCCAGGCGGTCCGCCTGGTCAAGGGCGCCTCCGGCACCGAGACCTCCTTCGGTGAGCCGCTGGCCGCCGCCCTGGCCTGGCAGCAGGCCGGTGCCGAGTGGCTGCACCTGGTCGACCTGGACGCCGCCTTCGGCACCGGCGACAACCGCGACCTGGTCGAGGAGATCGCCCGCACCCTGGACATCAAGGTCGAGCTCTCCGGCGGCATCCGCGACGACGAGTCGCTGGCCCGCGCGCTGGCCACCGGCTGCACCCGGGTCAACCTGGGCACCGCGGCCCTGGAGTCGCCCGACTGGGTGGCCAAGGTGATCGCCGAGCACGGCGACAAGATCGCGGTCGGCCTGGACGTGATCGGCACCCAGCTGCGCGGCCGCGGCTGGACCACCGAGGGCCCCGACCTGTTCGAGGTGCTGGCCCGCCTGGACGCCGAGGGCTGCGCCCGCTACGTGGTCACCGACGTCAACCGGGACGGCACCCTGAGCGGCCCCAACCTGGAGCTGCTGCGCCGGGTCTGCGCCGCGACCGACAAGCCGGTGGTGGCCTCCGGCGGCGTGTCCTCGCTGGACGACCTGCGTGCCATTGCCACCCTGGTACCGGAGGGCGTCGAGGGCTCGATCATCGGCAAGGCCCTCTACGAGCAGAAGTTCACCCTCGCCGAGGCCCTGGAGGCAGTGTCATCGTGA
- a CDS encoding RidA family protein, which produces MTDRQIVRGRLLGSSYWEEQLGSARAVAAGDLVLVSGCTAWRDAKIEPEGDPFGQTLAAFGTAVEALAAYGLTAGDVVRTRMYITHVRDADEVGRAHQQLFGAIQPATTMVVVAGLVDPRMMVEIELEAHRAGLANSLEGNTR; this is translated from the coding sequence GTGACAGACCGTCAGATCGTGCGCGGCCGGCTGCTCGGTTCCTCCTACTGGGAGGAGCAGCTCGGCTCGGCCCGCGCGGTGGCGGCCGGTGACCTGGTGCTCGTCTCGGGCTGCACGGCCTGGCGGGACGCGAAGATCGAGCCCGAGGGCGACCCGTTCGGGCAGACCCTGGCTGCCTTCGGCACCGCCGTCGAGGCGCTCGCCGCCTACGGTCTGACCGCGGGCGACGTGGTCCGCACCCGGATGTACATCACCCATGTCCGGGACGCCGACGAGGTGGGCCGGGCCCACCAGCAGCTGTTCGGCGCGATCCAGCCGGCCACCACCATGGTGGTGGTGGCGGGCCTGGTCGACCCCCGGATGATGGTCGAGATCGAGCTCGAAGCGCACCGCGCCGGGCTCGCCAACTCCCTGGAAGGCAACACGAGATGA
- the hisF gene encoding imidazole glycerol phosphate synthase subunit HisF: MTLAVRVIPCLDVDAGRVVKGVNFQNLRDAGDPVELAKRYDAEGADELTFLDITASSGDRETTYDVVRRTAEQVFIPLTVGGGIRTVEDVDKLLRAGADKVGVNTAAIARPELIREIAERFGRQVLVLSVDARRCPPGTETPSGYEVTTHGGRQGTGLDAVEWARQAAELGAGEILLNSMDADGTKDGYDLAMIRAVRELVSVPVIASGGAGKLADFAPAIDAGADAVLAASVFHFGDLTIGSVKDALRDAGHPVR; this comes from the coding sequence ATGACCCTCGCGGTCCGAGTTATCCCCTGCCTGGACGTGGACGCCGGACGGGTCGTCAAGGGCGTCAACTTCCAGAACCTGCGCGACGCCGGCGACCCGGTCGAGCTGGCCAAGCGGTACGACGCCGAGGGCGCCGACGAGCTGACCTTCCTCGACATCACCGCCTCCTCCGGCGACCGCGAGACCACCTACGACGTGGTGCGGCGCACCGCCGAGCAGGTCTTCATCCCGCTCACCGTCGGCGGCGGCATCCGCACCGTCGAGGACGTCGACAAGCTGCTGCGGGCCGGGGCCGACAAGGTGGGCGTCAACACCGCGGCGATCGCCCGCCCGGAGCTGATCCGGGAGATCGCCGAGCGGTTCGGCCGCCAGGTGCTGGTGCTCTCGGTCGACGCCCGCCGCTGCCCGCCCGGCACCGAGACGCCCTCTGGCTACGAGGTGACCACGCACGGCGGCCGCCAGGGCACCGGCCTGGACGCCGTCGAATGGGCCCGGCAGGCCGCCGAGTTGGGCGCCGGCGAGATCCTGCTCAACTCGATGGACGCCGACGGCACCAAGGACGGCTACGACCTGGCGATGATCCGCGCGGTCCGCGAGCTGGTCTCCGTCCCGGTGATCGCCTCCGGCGGGGCCGGCAAGCTCGCCGACTTCGCCCCGGCGATCGACGCCGGCGCGGACGCCGTGCTGGCCGCCTCGGTCTTCCACTTCGGCGACCTGACCATCGGGTCGGTCAAGGACGCGCTGCGCGACGCCGGCCACCCGGTGCGCTAA
- the hisI gene encoding phosphoribosyl-AMP cyclohydrolase encodes MRNAVQPRRPGSTRLDPAIAARLKRTSDGLLPAIAQQYDTGEVLMLGWMDDEALHRTLTTGRCTYWSRSRQEYWVKGDTSGHLQHVKSVALDCDGDTLLVRVDQVGAACHTGARTCFDEDVLLAP; translated from the coding sequence ATCCGCAACGCCGTCCAGCCCCGCCGCCCCGGCAGCACCCGGCTCGACCCCGCCATCGCCGCCCGCCTCAAGCGCACCTCGGACGGCCTGCTGCCGGCCATCGCGCAGCAGTACGACACCGGCGAGGTGCTGATGCTCGGTTGGATGGACGACGAGGCGCTGCACCGCACCCTGACCACCGGCCGCTGCACCTACTGGAGCCGCAGCCGCCAGGAGTACTGGGTCAAGGGCGACACCTCCGGCCACCTGCAGCACGTCAAGTCGGTGGCCCTGGACTGCGACGGCGACACCCTGCTGGTCCGGGTCGACCAGGTCGGCGCGGCCTGCCACACCGGTGCCCGCACCTGCTTCGACGAAGACGTGCTGCTCGCCCCCTGA
- a CDS encoding anthranilate synthase component I has product MDLDAFRKLAVDTRVIPVTRRLLADGLTPIGLYRSLAAERPGTFLLESAEQGRSWSRYSFVGVRSAAALTVDEQGGARWLGTPPVGIPRDGDPLEVLRAALAALHTPRLGDDGLPPLTGGLVGYLGYDIVRRLEKLPDLNPDDLRLPELTMLLATDLAVLDHVDGTVLLIANAVNHNDRASGVDEAYADAVARLDAMEAELARPVDPGLAVIRRVPAVDVHSPFGGAPYQAAVEQVKERIRAGEAFQVVPSQRFEAPCPASALDVYRVLRTTNPSPYMYLFRFPGPDGGAEGGFDVVGSSPEALVKVTNRQAMLHPIAGTRHRGDTPQQDAELAAELLADPKERAEHLMLVDLGRNDLGRVCAPGSVEVVDFMSVERYSHVMHIVSTVTGEVADGSTAFDVLTACFPAGTLSGAPKPRAMQIIEELEPTRRGLYGGCVGYLDFAGDADTAIAIRTAVLRDGTAYVQAGAGVVADSDPVSEDTECRNKAAAVLRAVAAANTLQAPVV; this is encoded by the coding sequence ATGGACCTCGACGCCTTCCGCAAGCTCGCCGTCGACACCAGGGTCATCCCGGTCACCCGCCGACTGCTGGCGGACGGCCTGACCCCGATCGGCCTCTACCGCAGCCTGGCCGCCGAGCGCCCCGGCACCTTCCTGCTGGAGTCGGCCGAGCAGGGCCGCAGTTGGTCCCGCTACTCCTTCGTCGGGGTGCGCAGCGCCGCCGCCCTGACCGTGGACGAGCAGGGCGGGGCCCGCTGGCTCGGCACCCCGCCGGTCGGCATCCCGCGCGACGGCGACCCGCTGGAGGTGCTGCGCGCCGCCCTGGCCGCGCTGCACACCCCGCGCCTCGGCGACGACGGGCTGCCGCCGCTCACCGGCGGCCTGGTCGGGTACCTCGGCTACGACATCGTCCGCCGCCTGGAGAAGCTGCCCGACCTCAACCCGGACGACCTGCGGCTGCCCGAGCTGACCATGCTGCTCGCCACCGACCTCGCGGTGCTCGACCACGTGGACGGCACGGTGCTGCTGATCGCCAACGCGGTCAACCACAACGACCGGGCCAGCGGCGTGGACGAGGCCTACGCCGACGCGGTGGCCCGGCTGGACGCCATGGAGGCGGAGCTGGCCCGCCCGGTCGACCCGGGGCTGGCCGTCATCCGCCGGGTGCCCGCGGTCGACGTGCACTCGCCGTTCGGCGGCGCGCCCTACCAGGCGGCCGTGGAGCAGGTGAAGGAGCGGATCCGGGCCGGCGAGGCCTTCCAGGTGGTCCCCTCGCAGCGGTTCGAGGCGCCCTGCCCGGCCTCCGCGCTGGACGTCTACCGGGTGCTGCGCACCACCAACCCCAGTCCGTACATGTACCTGTTCCGGTTCCCCGGCCCGGACGGCGGCGCCGAGGGCGGCTTCGACGTGGTCGGCTCCAGCCCCGAGGCGCTGGTCAAGGTGACCAACCGGCAGGCGATGCTGCACCCGATCGCCGGCACCCGGCACCGCGGCGACACCCCGCAGCAGGACGCCGAGCTGGCCGCCGAGCTGCTGGCCGACCCCAAGGAGCGGGCCGAGCACCTGATGCTGGTCGACCTGGGCCGCAACGACCTGGGCCGGGTCTGCGCGCCGGGCAGCGTCGAGGTGGTCGACTTCATGTCGGTGGAGCGGTACAGCCATGTGATGCACATCGTCTCCACCGTCACCGGCGAGGTCGCCGACGGCAGCACCGCCTTCGACGTGCTCACCGCCTGCTTCCCGGCCGGCACCCTCTCCGGGGCGCCCAAGCCGCGCGCGATGCAGATCATCGAGGAGCTGGAGCCGACCCGGCGCGGCCTCTACGGCGGCTGCGTCGGCTACCTGGACTTCGCCGGGGACGCCGACACGGCGATCGCCATCCGCACCGCCGTCCTGCGCGACGGCACCGCCTACGTCCAGGCGGGCGCCGGCGTGGTGGCCGACTCCGACCCGGTCAGCGAGGACACCGAGTGCCGCAACAAGGCGGCGGCCGTGCTGCGGGCGGTGGCTGCGGCGAACACCTTGCAGGCGCCGGTGGTGTGA
- a CDS encoding HGxxPAAW family protein yields the protein MSRQAHGHTTAAWTGVVIAFVGFCISGVGMIMASPVIVIAGLVVVLAGGAAGLAMKAAGMGRQPDPKVEQIKAEYRALRTAQTGAPEAVTANA from the coding sequence ATGTCACGGCAAGCCCATGGACACACCACTGCTGCCTGGACCGGCGTGGTCATCGCCTTCGTAGGTTTCTGCATCTCCGGCGTCGGCATGATCATGGCCTCGCCGGTCATCGTGATCGCCGGTCTGGTCGTCGTGCTCGCCGGTGGTGCGGCCGGCCTGGCGATGAAGGCGGCGGGCATGGGCAGGCAGCCCGACCCGAAGGTCGAGCAGATCAAGGCCGAGTACCGTGCGCTGCGCACCGCGCAGACCGGCGCCCCCGAGGCCGTCACGGCCAACGCCTGA
- a CDS encoding DUF2752 domain-containing protein, with the protein MTAPSTTAGGPVLRRLSRPFAALAATALPTAYIAAVDPNTPGHYPLCPFRQATGWWCPGCGGLRCVHALAHGEFTAGLHDNLLAVVLFVVLGVLWVRWAFAALTGGPGRGWRWGRPGWSRWGWCWWPSPCCATCRPACTWRRRPSDSRRSRLPAPGPPLVTCAATGPQGETGAGWMLCAPPGAATIELPMDVCWSRPPHDPIGPLEDFGCREVRGARGT; encoded by the coding sequence GTGACCGCACCGAGCACCACCGCCGGCGGGCCGGTCCTGCGCCGGCTGAGCCGCCCGTTCGCCGCCCTGGCCGCCACCGCGCTGCCGACCGCCTACATCGCCGCCGTCGACCCGAACACCCCCGGGCACTATCCGCTCTGCCCGTTCCGGCAGGCCACCGGCTGGTGGTGCCCCGGCTGCGGCGGACTTCGCTGCGTGCACGCGCTGGCCCACGGCGAGTTCACCGCCGGCCTGCACGACAACCTGCTGGCCGTGGTGCTCTTCGTGGTCCTCGGGGTGCTCTGGGTGCGCTGGGCCTTCGCGGCGCTGACCGGCGGCCCGGGCCGCGGGTGGCGATGGGGCCGGCCCGGCTGGTCGCGCTGGGGCTGGTGCTGGTGGCCTTCACCGTGCTGCGCAACCTGCCGGCCGGCGTGCACCTGGCGCCGTCGGCCGTCTGACTCCCGGCGCTCCCGGCTGCCCGCCCCTGGGCCGCCCCTGGTGACCTGCGCCGCTACCGGTCCGCAGGGCGAGACGGGCGCCGGGTGGATGCTCTGCGCGCCCCCCGGTGCGGCTACCATCGAGTTGCCGATGGACGTGTGCTGGTCGCGGCCGCCGCATGATCCGATCGGGCCCCTGGAAGATTTCGGGTGTAGAGAGGTGCGCGGTGCGCGAGGCACGTGA
- the trpC gene encoding indole-3-glycerol phosphate synthase TrpC — protein sequence MSVLDDIVAGVREDLAERQARVSLDQLKELAAKAPQAKDGVAALRGEGVRVICEVKRSSPSKGALAAIADPAALAADYAAGGAAAISVLTEQRRFGGSLADLDAVRAAVDTPLLRKDFIVTAYQLWEARAHGADLVLLIVAALDQPALVSLIERAESIGLTPLVEVHDEEEIARAVDAGARVIGVNARNLKTLEVHRDTFANVVHAIPDRIVKVAESGVRGPHDLIAYANDGADAVLVGESLVTGKDPRTAVADLVAAGAHPALRNKG from the coding sequence ATGAGCGTGCTGGACGACATCGTCGCCGGAGTCCGCGAGGATCTCGCCGAGCGGCAGGCGCGGGTCAGCCTGGACCAGCTCAAGGAGCTGGCCGCCAAGGCTCCGCAGGCCAAGGACGGCGTGGCCGCGCTGCGCGGCGAGGGCGTGCGGGTGATCTGCGAGGTCAAGCGCTCCAGCCCGTCCAAGGGTGCGCTCGCCGCGATCGCCGACCCGGCCGCGCTGGCGGCCGACTACGCGGCCGGCGGTGCCGCGGCGATCAGCGTGCTCACCGAGCAGCGCCGGTTCGGCGGTTCGCTCGCCGACCTGGACGCGGTCCGCGCCGCGGTCGACACCCCGCTGCTCCGCAAGGACTTCATCGTCACCGCCTACCAGCTCTGGGAAGCCCGCGCGCACGGCGCCGACCTGGTGCTGCTGATCGTCGCCGCGCTGGACCAGCCGGCCCTGGTGTCGCTGATCGAGCGGGCCGAGTCGATCGGGCTGACCCCGCTGGTGGAGGTGCACGACGAGGAGGAGATCGCCCGCGCGGTCGACGCCGGCGCCCGGGTGATCGGGGTGAACGCGCGCAACCTCAAGACCCTCGAGGTGCACCGCGACACCTTCGCCAATGTGGTGCACGCGATCCCGGACCGCATCGTCAAGGTGGCCGAGTCCGGTGTGCGCGGCCCGCACGACCTGATCGCCTACGCCAACGACGGCGCCGACGCGGTGCTGGTCGGCGAGTCCCTGGTGACCGGCAAGGACCCGCGCACCGCGGTCGCCGACCTGGTCGCGGCCGGTGCCCACCCCGCGCTGCGGAACAAGGGCTGA
- the trpM gene encoding tryptophan biosynthesis modulator TrpM codes for MSLSARLAPGCRPRGCRAPARRVLGRRVRYVIGCEPGQVPGRRWRRTDRHSS; via the coding sequence ATGTCGCTCAGCGCCCGCCTGGCCCCCGGCTGCCGCCCGCGCGGCTGCCGGGCGCCCGCGCGCCGGGTGCTGGGGCGGCGGGTGCGCTATGTGATCGGGTGCGAGCCGGGGCAGGTGCCCGGTCGCCGATGGCGTCGGACGGATCGTCACTCCAGCTGA
- the trpB gene encoding tryptophan synthase subunit beta: MSDHLTGPQVPDGRGYFGAYGGRFIPEALVAAVEQVAEEYEKAKQDPAFAAELDLLLKDYTGRPSALTDVHRFSAEAGGARVLLKREDLNHTGSHKINNVLGQALLTRRMGKTRIIAETGAGQHGVATATACALFGFDCTIYMGEVDTERQALNVARMRMLGAEVVAVKSGSRTLKDAINEAFRDWVANVDSTHYLFGTVAGPHPFPAMVRDFHRVIGIEARRQVLERTGRLPDAVVACVGGGSNAMGIFHEFIPDAGVRLVGCEPAGEGLETQRHGATLTKGTPGVLHGMRTYVLQDEDGQTVESHSISAGLDYPGVGPEHAWLKDTGRAEYRTVTDDAAMQALRLLSRTEGIIPAIESAHALAGALELGRELGPEATILVNLSGRGDKDMHTAAQYFGLYDEPAKGENR, translated from the coding sequence ATGTCAGATCATCTGACGGGCCCTCAGGTGCCCGACGGCCGCGGCTACTTCGGTGCCTACGGCGGCCGCTTCATCCCCGAGGCGCTGGTCGCCGCCGTGGAGCAGGTCGCCGAGGAGTACGAGAAGGCCAAGCAGGACCCGGCCTTCGCGGCCGAACTCGACCTGCTGCTCAAGGACTACACCGGCCGCCCGAGCGCGCTGACCGACGTGCACCGGTTCTCCGCCGAGGCCGGCGGCGCCCGGGTGCTGCTCAAGCGCGAGGACCTCAACCACACCGGCTCGCACAAGATCAACAACGTGCTGGGCCAGGCCCTGCTCACCCGCCGGATGGGCAAGACCCGGATCATCGCCGAGACCGGCGCCGGGCAGCACGGCGTGGCCACCGCCACCGCCTGCGCGCTCTTCGGCTTCGACTGCACCATCTACATGGGCGAGGTGGACACCGAGCGCCAGGCGCTCAACGTCGCCCGGATGCGGATGCTCGGCGCCGAGGTGGTGGCCGTCAAGTCCGGCAGCCGCACCCTCAAGGACGCGATCAACGAGGCCTTCCGCGACTGGGTGGCCAACGTCGACTCCACCCACTACCTGTTCGGCACGGTGGCCGGCCCGCACCCGTTCCCGGCCATGGTCCGCGACTTCCACCGGGTGATCGGCATCGAGGCCCGCCGGCAGGTGCTGGAGCGCACCGGCCGACTGCCCGACGCGGTGGTCGCCTGCGTCGGCGGCGGCTCCAACGCCATGGGCATCTTCCACGAGTTCATCCCGGACGCGGGCGTGCGCCTGGTCGGCTGCGAGCCGGCCGGTGAAGGCCTGGAGACCCAGCGCCACGGCGCCACCCTCACCAAGGGCACCCCGGGCGTGCTGCACGGCATGCGCACCTACGTGCTGCAGGACGAGGACGGCCAGACCGTCGAGAGCCACTCCATCTCGGCCGGCCTGGACTACCCGGGCGTCGGCCCCGAGCACGCCTGGCTCAAGGACACCGGCCGCGCCGAGTACCGCACGGTCACCGACGACGCCGCGATGCAGGCGCTGCGCCTGCTGTCCCGCACCGAGGGCATCATCCCGGCCATCGAGAGCGCCCACGCGCTCGCCGGGGCACTGGAGTTGGGCCGCGAGCTGGGACCGGAGGCCACCATCCTGGTCAACCTGTCGGGGCGCGGCGACAAGGACATGCACACCGCCGCCCAGTACTTCGGCCTCTACGACGAGCCGGCCAAGGGGGAGAACCGATGA
- the trpA gene encoding tryptophan synthase subunit alpha: MTSKLTTVLARAASENRAALIGYLPAGFPTVDGGIRAVNALIEGGCDVVEIGLPHSDPVLDGATIQTADDIALRGGVRITDVLRTVKEVAEAHPAAAVLVMTYWNPVDRYGIARFAADLAAAGGVGVILPDLPVEESGEWRKAAAEHGLDTVFVVAPSSRDARLAEVTAAGSGFVYAAAVMGVTGSRAQVGELAEDLVARTRAATELPVCVGLGVSTAAQAAQVAGFADGVIVGSAFVQRILDAGADEAAALDAVRALAGELAQGVRSR, encoded by the coding sequence ATGACCTCCAAGCTCACCACGGTCCTGGCGCGGGCCGCGTCCGAGAACCGGGCGGCCCTGATCGGCTACCTGCCGGCCGGCTTCCCGACCGTCGACGGCGGCATCCGGGCGGTCAACGCGCTGATCGAGGGCGGCTGCGACGTCGTCGAGATCGGCCTGCCGCACTCCGACCCGGTGCTGGACGGCGCCACCATCCAGACCGCCGACGACATCGCGCTGCGCGGCGGCGTGCGGATCACCGACGTGCTGCGCACCGTCAAGGAGGTGGCCGAGGCGCACCCGGCGGCCGCCGTGCTGGTGATGACCTACTGGAACCCGGTGGACCGGTACGGCATCGCCCGGTTCGCCGCCGACCTGGCCGCCGCCGGGGGAGTGGGCGTGATCCTGCCCGACCTGCCGGTGGAGGAGTCCGGCGAGTGGCGCAAGGCGGCCGCCGAGCACGGCCTGGACACCGTCTTCGTGGTCGCGCCGTCCAGCCGGGACGCGCGGCTGGCCGAGGTGACCGCGGCCGGCAGCGGCTTCGTCTACGCCGCGGCCGTGATGGGCGTGACGGGATCCCGGGCCCAGGTCGGCGAGCTGGCCGAGGACTTGGTGGCCCGCACCCGGGCCGCCACCGAACTGCCGGTCTGCGTGGGCCTGGGTGTCTCCACCGCTGCGCAGGCCGCCCAGGTGGCCGGTTTCGCCGACGGGGTGATCGTCGGCTCGGCCTTCGTGCAGCGGATCCTGGACGCCGGCGCGGACGAGGCGGCCGCGCTCGACGCGGTGCGCGCGCTGGCGGGCGAGCTGGCGCAGGGCGTGCGCTCGCGCTGA